In Candidatus Poribacteria bacterium, one DNA window encodes the following:
- a CDS encoding phytanoyl-CoA dioxygenase family protein, which translates to MVNLFPLTQEQKYLFDKNGWLLVPGVLSESEVEEMRDFCYRLKDDPETIVPQHHRSTYGGPLEKLTDHPVVVAFGNEFLASAYLASETCYGFRMEMSFMALRSTTDDPPFTFSPHNGNGMFRMPGDCHQYQCLPGQAYSGLTRVVWELNPVEKGDGGTMFITGSHKAAYTAPEDAHTQDWEFWDTYSCPAGSVIIFTEAITHSGQAWQNPDVDRVAIFNAYNSVDKRWTLSRPPQALLEEMPPKRQTLFRDAYVKGNVTGTAFDMAL; encoded by the coding sequence ATGGTGAACTTGTTCCCTTTAACGCAAGAACAGAAGTATCTCTTTGACAAAAACGGATGGCTCCTAGTGCCGGGTGTGTTGTCAGAATCAGAGGTTGAAGAGATGCGCGATTTCTGTTACCGTTTAAAAGATGACCCTGAAACAATTGTACCACAACACCACCGCTCAACTTACGGAGGACCTCTGGAGAAGTTGACGGATCATCCTGTGGTTGTGGCGTTCGGGAACGAGTTTCTCGCATCCGCTTATCTCGCCTCAGAGACCTGCTACGGTTTCCGCATGGAGATGAGTTTTATGGCGTTGCGTTCTACAACGGACGATCCGCCCTTCACATTTAGTCCACATAACGGTAACGGTATGTTTCGGATGCCGGGTGATTGCCACCAATATCAATGTCTACCCGGACAAGCGTATAGCGGTTTGACGCGCGTTGTCTGGGAGCTTAACCCTGTGGAAAAGGGCGACGGCGGCACGATGTTCATTACGGGCAGTCACAAAGCGGCTTATACCGCACCGGAGGATGCCCATACGCAAGACTGGGAATTTTGGGATACCTATTCATGTCCTGCTGGGTCTGTTATTATCTTCACAGAAGCAATTACGCATAGTGGACAAGCATGGCAAAACCCTGATGTTGATCGGGTCGCTATTTTCAATGCTTATAACTCAGTAGATAAGCGGTGGACCCTGTCGAGACCGCCGCAAGCGTTACTTGAGGAGATGCCTCCGAAACGCCAGACCCTCTTCCGTGATGCTTATGTGAAAGGCAACGTAACCGGCACAGCGTTTGATATGGCACTGTAA
- a CDS encoding aldo/keto reductase has protein sequence MEMRTCGKSGIEISVMGIGCWSYGGGDYWGPQAQSDVTAVANAALDAGINFFDTAEGYNNGRSEEALAVALKNRRHEAVIGTKVSKPDPATIRERCEASLERLQTDYVDIYMIHWPDDEIAIEESMAELTRLQEDGLIRAIGVSNFGVEQLTAALETGASIAVNQLCYNLLSRAIEPELLPLCREHNVGILGYMPLLQGILTGQYKSAEEIPPVHSRFRHFRDDRAQASHGEEGAEEELFETLEAIREIAEAEHVPMARLAIAWAMARPGITCMLVGTRNVSELTENLHVVEYTPSADVIENLDTVTSPLLEKMGANPDYFTGARIH, from the coding sequence ATGGAAATGCGTACATGTGGAAAATCTGGGATTGAGATCTCAGTGATGGGGATCGGTTGCTGGTCGTACGGTGGTGGTGATTATTGGGGACCGCAGGCACAGTCGGATGTTACTGCTGTTGCCAACGCGGCGTTGGATGCAGGCATCAATTTTTTCGATACGGCAGAGGGATATAATAACGGACGCAGCGAGGAGGCACTTGCTGTCGCACTCAAAAACAGACGACACGAAGCGGTCATCGGCACGAAGGTAAGCAAACCCGATCCCGCTACGATACGCGAACGTTGCGAAGCGAGTCTCGAACGCTTGCAAACGGATTATGTAGACATCTATATGATCCATTGGCCCGACGATGAAATCGCTATTGAAGAGAGTATGGCTGAACTTACACGCCTACAGGAAGATGGACTCATCCGTGCTATCGGTGTAAGCAACTTCGGGGTGGAGCAGCTCACGGCAGCACTTGAGACGGGAGCATCTATTGCGGTGAATCAACTCTGCTATAACCTCTTGTCACGGGCGATAGAGCCTGAACTACTCCCGCTGTGCCGAGAGCATAACGTCGGCATCTTGGGGTATATGCCGCTGTTACAGGGTATATTGACTGGACAGTACAAAAGCGCAGAGGAGATACCGCCAGTGCATTCTCGATTTCGGCATTTCCGAGATGACCGAGCACAGGCTTCGCACGGTGAAGAGGGTGCCGAAGAAGAGCTGTTTGAGACGCTGGAGGCTATCCGAGAAATCGCCGAGGCTGAGCATGTCCCAATGGCTCGGCTTGCTATTGCATGGGCTATGGCGAGACCGGGGATTACATGCATGCTCGTTGGTACCCGCAATGTAAGTGAACTGACGGAAAACCTACATGTTGTCGAATACACGCCGTCTGCTGATGTGATTGAGAACCTTGACACAGTCACATCACCGCTCTTAGAAAAGATGGGAGCAAACCCAGACTATTTTACGGGTGCGCGTATTCATTAG